The Enterobacter asburiae genome window below encodes:
- the agp gene encoding bifunctional glucose-1-phosphatase/inositol phosphatase has product MRKALLALAVAGSISATFGVQAQETPEGYQLEQVLIMSRHNLRAPLANNGSVLEQSTPKQWPEWEVPGGQLTTKGGVLEVYMGHYMREWLAQQGMVKTGECPAADSVYAYANSLQRTVATAQFFITGAFPGCDVPVHHQEKMGTMDPTFNPVITDNSPELREKALKAMESERQKMQLTESYKLLEQMTNYPDSPSCKEKKVCSLADAKDTFSADYEKEPGVSGPLKVGNSLVDAFTLQYYEGFPADQVAWGEIKTDQQWRVLSKLKNGYQDSLFTSTEVAQNVAKPLVKYIDKTLVTEQAKAPKITLLVGHDSNIASLLTALDFKPYQLHDQQERTPIGGKIVFQRWHDKNANQELMKIEYVYQSSEQLRNASVLSLQSPAQRVTLELKGCPVDANGFCPVDKFNAVMNNAAK; this is encoded by the coding sequence ATGAGAAAAGCACTACTCGCGCTGGCGGTCGCCGGTTCCATTTCAGCAACGTTTGGCGTGCAGGCGCAAGAGACGCCGGAAGGGTATCAGCTGGAGCAAGTTTTAATCATGAGTCGCCATAACCTGCGCGCGCCGCTCGCCAATAACGGCAGCGTGCTGGAGCAGTCCACTCCGAAGCAGTGGCCGGAGTGGGAGGTGCCGGGCGGTCAGCTCACCACCAAGGGCGGCGTGCTGGAAGTCTATATGGGCCATTACATGCGCGAGTGGCTGGCGCAGCAGGGGATGGTGAAGACGGGAGAGTGCCCAGCGGCGGATAGCGTTTATGCTTACGCCAACAGCCTGCAGCGTACCGTCGCGACCGCGCAGTTCTTCATCACCGGCGCGTTCCCGGGCTGCGACGTTCCCGTGCACCATCAGGAAAAAATGGGCACCATGGATCCGACCTTTAATCCGGTGATTACCGATAACTCGCCGGAATTACGCGAAAAAGCGCTCAAGGCGATGGAGTCCGAGCGGCAGAAAATGCAGCTTACCGAAAGCTATAAGCTGCTGGAGCAGATGACGAACTACCCCGATTCTCCGTCCTGCAAAGAGAAAAAGGTCTGCTCGCTGGCGGACGCGAAAGATACCTTCAGCGCCGACTATGAAAAAGAGCCTGGCGTATCCGGGCCGCTGAAGGTGGGCAACTCGCTGGTGGACGCGTTCACGCTGCAGTATTACGAAGGCTTCCCGGCCGACCAGGTGGCCTGGGGCGAAATCAAAACCGACCAGCAGTGGCGCGTGCTGTCGAAGCTGAAGAACGGCTATCAGGATTCGCTGTTTACCTCCACGGAAGTGGCGCAAAACGTGGCGAAGCCGCTGGTGAAGTACATTGATAAAACGCTGGTCACCGAACAGGCAAAAGCGCCGAAAATCACCCTGCTGGTGGGGCATGACTCGAACATTGCTTCCCTGCTGACGGCCCTGGATTTCAAACCGTATCAGCTGCACGACCAGCAGGAGCGCACCCCCATTGGCGGCAAGATTGTCTTCCAGCGCTGGCATGACAAAAACGCCAATCAGGAGCTGATGAAAATTGAGTATGTCTACCAGAGTTCAGAGCAGCTGCGTAACGCCAGCGTGCTGTCGCTTCAGTCGCCCGCGCAGCGCGTGACGCTGGAGCTGAAAGGCTGCCCGGTGGATGCGAACGGCTTCTGTCCTGTCGATAAATTCAATGCGGTAATGAATAACGCGGCGAAGTAA
- a CDS encoding YccJ family protein, with protein MPTQESKAHHVGEWASLRNTSPEIAEAIFEVAKYDEKLAEQIWEEGNDEVLVRAFEKTDKDSLFWGEQTIERKNV; from the coding sequence ATGCCAACTCAAGAATCCAAAGCTCACCACGTGGGCGAATGGGCAAGTTTACGCAACACCTCTCCGGAGATTGCCGAAGCTATCTTTGAAGTCGCGAAGTACGATGAAAAGCTGGCCGAGCAGATTTGGGAGGAAGGTAACGATGAGGTGCTGGTGCGCGCCTTCGAAAAAACGGATAAAGACTCGCTCTTCTGGGGCGAGCAAACCATCGAACGTAAAAACGTCTAA
- the rutB gene encoding pyrimidine utilization protein B: protein MTTLNARPEAITFAPQQSALIVVDMQNAYASQGGYLDLAGFDVSATRPVIENIKTAVAAARAAGMLIIWFQNGWDDQYVEAGGPGSPNFHKSNALKTMRKRPELQGKLLAKGGWDYQLVDELVPQAGDIVLPKPRYSGFFNTPLDSLLRSRGIRHLVFTGIATNVCVESTLRDGFFLEYFGVVLEDATHQAGPEFAQKAALFNIETFFGWVSNVADFCDALNPPLARIA, encoded by the coding sequence ATGACGACCCTTAACGCACGCCCGGAAGCCATCACCTTCGCGCCGCAGCAGAGCGCGCTGATCGTGGTGGACATGCAAAACGCCTACGCCAGCCAGGGCGGTTATCTGGATCTGGCGGGGTTCGACGTCTCCGCCACCCGGCCGGTGATTGAGAACATTAAAACCGCCGTTGCCGCCGCGCGCGCCGCGGGCATGCTCATCATCTGGTTCCAGAACGGCTGGGATGACCAGTACGTCGAGGCCGGCGGCCCTGGCTCGCCCAACTTCCACAAGTCGAACGCCCTTAAAACCATGCGTAAACGGCCCGAACTGCAGGGCAAGCTGCTGGCGAAAGGCGGCTGGGACTATCAGCTGGTGGATGAGCTGGTACCGCAGGCGGGCGATATTGTCCTGCCCAAACCGCGCTACAGCGGCTTTTTCAACACCCCGCTCGACAGCCTGCTGCGCAGCCGGGGCATTCGTCATCTGGTGTTTACCGGAATTGCCACCAACGTCTGCGTGGAGTCGACCCTGCGCGACGGCTTTTTCCTCGAATATTTTGGCGTGGTGCTGGAAGACGCGACCCATCAGGCCGGGCCGGAATTCGCCCAGAAAGCAGCCCTGTTCAATATTGAAACCTTTTTTGGCTGGGTCAGTAACGTTGCAGATTTCTGCGACGCCCTGAATCCCCCGCTCGCCCGTATCGCCTGA
- the rutF gene encoding NADH-dependent FMN reductase RutF — MTTPDKQTFRDAMACVGAAVNIITTDGPAGMAGFTASAVCSVTDSPPTLLVCLNRGASVWPTFSENRTLCVNTLSAGQEPLSNLFGGKTPMAERFAAARWQTGDTGCPRLEDALASFDCRISQVVSVGTHDILFCDIISIIRHPAPQGLVWFDRGYHALMRPAC; from the coding sequence ATGACGACACCGGATAAACAAACCTTTCGCGACGCCATGGCCTGCGTTGGCGCGGCGGTCAACATCATCACCACCGACGGCCCGGCGGGGATGGCAGGCTTCACCGCCAGCGCGGTGTGCAGCGTCACGGATTCACCGCCTACCCTGCTGGTGTGCCTGAACCGCGGCGCGTCCGTCTGGCCAACCTTTAGCGAGAACCGCACCCTTTGCGTGAATACCCTGAGCGCAGGACAGGAGCCTTTATCTAACCTGTTTGGCGGGAAAACGCCGATGGCGGAACGCTTTGCCGCCGCCCGCTGGCAGACGGGCGACACGGGCTGTCCGCGCCTGGAAGATGCGCTGGCCTCGTTTGACTGCCGCATCAGCCAGGTGGTGAGCGTCGGCACCCACGACATTCTTTTTTGCGACATTATTTCGATTATTCGCCACCCCGCGCCGCAAGGGCTGGTGTGGTTTGACCGCGGCTACCACGCGCTTATGCGCCCCGCCTGTTAA
- the rutG gene encoding pyrimidine utilization transport protein G — MFGFPHWQLKSTSTEAGVVAPDERLPLGQTMVMGVQHAVAMFGATVLMPMLMGLDPNLSILMSGIGTLLFFFITGGRVPSYLGSSAAFVGVVIATTGFNGQGINPNLSVALGGIIACGLVYTLIGLVVMKIGTRWIERMMPPVVTGAVVMAIGLNLAPIAVRSVSASPFESWMAVITVLCIGLVAVFTRGMIQRLLILVGLIVACLVYALLANVFGLGKPVDFTLLHQAAWFGLPKVTSPTFNTQAMMLIAPVAVILVAENLGHLKAVAGMTGRSMDPYMGRAFVGDGLATMLSGSVGGSGVTTYAENIGVMAVTKVYSTLVFVAAAVMAMLLGFSPKFGALIHTIPSPVIGGASIVVFGLIAVAGARIWVQHRVDLSQNGNLIMVAVTLVLGAGDFALTLGGFTIGGIGTATFGAILLNALLSRRMAAAPQGAVVHQDS, encoded by the coding sequence ATGTTCGGATTTCCCCACTGGCAGTTGAAATCGACCTCCACAGAAGCAGGCGTGGTCGCGCCGGATGAACGCCTCCCGCTCGGGCAGACGATGGTGATGGGCGTTCAGCACGCGGTCGCCATGTTTGGCGCCACCGTGCTGATGCCGATGCTGATGGGACTCGATCCCAACCTGTCTATTTTGATGTCGGGTATCGGTACCCTGCTGTTCTTTTTCATCACCGGCGGGCGCGTGCCCAGCTATCTCGGCTCCAGCGCCGCCTTTGTCGGGGTGGTCATCGCCACCACCGGATTTAACGGCCAGGGGATCAACCCCAACCTGAGCGTGGCCCTCGGCGGCATCATCGCCTGCGGCCTGGTGTACACCCTGATTGGTCTGGTGGTGATGAAAATCGGCACGCGCTGGATCGAGCGAATGATGCCCCCCGTCGTGACGGGCGCCGTGGTGATGGCGATAGGCCTCAATCTCGCCCCGATTGCGGTCAGGAGCGTCTCCGCCTCGCCGTTTGAAAGCTGGATGGCGGTGATCACCGTGCTGTGCATCGGCCTGGTGGCGGTGTTCACGCGCGGCATGATCCAGCGGCTACTGATCCTGGTTGGGCTGATTGTCGCCTGTCTGGTCTACGCCCTGCTGGCCAACGTTTTCGGTCTGGGAAAGCCGGTTGATTTTACCCTACTGCATCAGGCCGCCTGGTTTGGCCTGCCGAAGGTGACCTCGCCCACCTTTAACACCCAGGCGATGATGCTTATCGCACCGGTGGCGGTGATCCTGGTGGCAGAGAATTTAGGCCACCTGAAGGCGGTTGCGGGAATGACCGGGCGCAGCATGGATCCGTACATGGGCCGCGCGTTCGTCGGTGACGGTCTGGCGACCATGCTCTCCGGTTCCGTGGGCGGCAGCGGCGTCACCACCTATGCCGAAAATATTGGCGTGATGGCGGTGACCAAGGTCTACTCGACGCTGGTCTTCGTGGCGGCGGCGGTGATGGCGATGCTGCTCGGCTTCTCGCCGAAGTTCGGCGCGCTGATCCACACCATTCCGTCACCGGTCATCGGCGGGGCATCGATTGTGGTGTTTGGGCTGATCGCCGTGGCCGGGGCGCGTATCTGGGTGCAGCATCGAGTCGATCTCAGCCAGAACGGCAACCTGATTATGGTGGCGGTCACGCTGGTGCTGGGCGCGGGCGATTTTGCCCTGACGCTGGGCGGGTTTACGATTGGCGGGATTGGTACGGCGACCTTCGGCGCGATCCTGCTTAACGCCCTGCTGAGCCGCCGGATGGCCGCCGCGCCGCAGGGCGCCGTCGTGCATCAGGATTCCTGA
- the rutA gene encoding pyrimidine utilization protein A — protein MKIGVFVPIGNNGWLISTAAPQYMPTFELNKAIVQKAEHYHFDFALSMIKLRGFGGKTEFWDHNLESFTLMAGLAAVTSRIQIYATAATLTLPPAIVARMASTIDSISGGRFGVNLVTGWQKPEYEQMGLWPGDDYFSRRYDYLTEYVQVLRDLWGTGKSDFKGDFFTMNDCRVSPQPSVPMKVICAGQSNAGMEFSAKYADFNFCFGKGVNTPAAFAPTAARMKEAADRTGRDVGSYVLFMVIADETDDAARAKWERYKDGADEEALSWLTEQSQKDTRSGADTNVRQMADPTSAVNINMGTLVGSYASVARMLDEVAAVPGAEGVLLTFDDFLTGVETFGERIQPLMQCRAHIPAVTKEVA, from the coding sequence ATGAAAATTGGCGTATTTGTACCGATCGGCAACAACGGCTGGCTTATCTCGACCGCTGCACCGCAGTACATGCCGACCTTTGAGCTCAATAAAGCCATCGTGCAGAAAGCGGAACACTACCATTTCGACTTTGCGCTTTCGATGATCAAGCTGCGCGGCTTTGGCGGCAAAACCGAATTCTGGGACCACAACCTGGAGTCCTTTACCCTGATGGCCGGGCTGGCCGCGGTCACCTCGCGGATCCAAATCTACGCTACCGCCGCCACGCTCACCCTGCCCCCGGCGATCGTGGCGCGCATGGCCTCCACCATCGACTCCATCTCCGGCGGGCGCTTTGGCGTCAACCTGGTCACCGGCTGGCAAAAACCCGAGTACGAGCAGATGGGGCTCTGGCCGGGTGACGACTACTTCTCGCGTCGCTACGACTACCTGACCGAATACGTCCAGGTGCTGCGCGACCTGTGGGGTACCGGCAAAAGCGATTTCAAGGGTGACTTCTTCACCATGAACGACTGCCGCGTCAGCCCGCAGCCGTCTGTGCCGATGAAGGTGATTTGCGCCGGACAGAGCAACGCGGGGATGGAATTTTCCGCCAAATACGCCGACTTTAACTTCTGCTTCGGCAAAGGCGTGAACACGCCTGCCGCCTTCGCCCCGACCGCCGCACGGATGAAAGAGGCCGCCGACAGGACCGGGCGCGATGTGGGCTCCTACGTGCTGTTCATGGTGATCGCCGACGAAACCGACGACGCCGCGCGCGCCAAATGGGAGCGCTATAAGGACGGCGCCGACGAGGAGGCCCTGAGCTGGCTCACCGAACAGAGCCAGAAGGATACCCGCTCCGGGGCGGATACCAACGTCCGCCAGATGGCCGACCCGACCTCCGCCGTCAATATCAACATGGGCACCCTGGTCGGCTCTTATGCCAGCGTCGCCAGAATGCTTGACGAAGTGGCGGCCGTGCCCGGTGCGGAAGGCGTTCTGCTGACCTTCGACGATTTCCTGACCGGCGTGGAGACCTTCGGCGAGCGCATCCAGCCGCTGATGCAGTGCCGCGCCCACATTCCTGCCGTCACGAAGGAGGTGGCGTAA
- a CDS encoding DMT family transporter, whose amino-acid sequence MSVSRFKFSVKPQEAILILITMFWGGTFLAVQYAVTLSDPFFFVGLRFATAALAVGLISLKTLRGLRLTELKAGVAIGVAIAMGYSLQTWGLQTIPSSKSAFITAMYVPLVPLLQWLCLGRIPGLMSCIGIVLAFIGLILLAGPENNLLALGPGEIITLIGAIAIAAEIILISAWAGKVDVKRVTVVQLATASLVAFATMVPAGESVPPMSTGLVVVALGLGIFSAIIQVTMNWAQRSVSPTRATVIYTGEPVWAGIFGRIAGERLPLLALVGAAFIVAGVLVSELKLKRKKNALPENDSAALNQES is encoded by the coding sequence ATGTCTGTCTCACGCTTCAAATTCTCCGTTAAACCGCAGGAAGCCATCCTCATCCTCATCACCATGTTCTGGGGCGGGACGTTTCTGGCCGTTCAGTACGCGGTGACCCTCAGCGACCCGTTCTTTTTTGTTGGCCTGCGCTTTGCGACGGCGGCGCTTGCCGTAGGGCTGATTTCACTTAAAACGCTGCGGGGGCTGAGGCTTACAGAGCTTAAGGCCGGCGTGGCGATTGGGGTGGCGATAGCGATGGGCTACAGCCTGCAAACGTGGGGATTGCAGACCATCCCCAGCAGCAAATCCGCGTTTATCACAGCGATGTATGTGCCGCTGGTGCCGCTATTGCAGTGGCTCTGTCTCGGCAGAATTCCGGGTCTGATGTCATGTATTGGCATCGTGCTGGCGTTTATCGGCCTGATCCTACTGGCCGGCCCGGAAAACAACCTGCTTGCGCTGGGGCCGGGCGAAATCATCACCCTGATTGGGGCGATTGCCATTGCTGCGGAAATTATTCTGATTAGCGCCTGGGCGGGCAAGGTCGACGTCAAACGGGTGACGGTGGTGCAGCTCGCCACGGCGTCGCTGGTGGCGTTTGCGACGATGGTTCCGGCAGGTGAATCCGTGCCGCCGATGTCCACCGGCCTGGTGGTGGTCGCACTGGGGCTGGGTATCTTCAGCGCCATTATTCAGGTCACCATGAACTGGGCGCAGCGCAGCGTATCGCCAACCCGCGCGACGGTGATTTATACCGGCGAACCGGTCTGGGCGGGAATTTTCGGACGCATTGCTGGTGAGCGCTTGCCGCTTCTGGCGCTGGTGGGCGCGGCATTTATTGTCGCCGGGGTGCTGGTGAGCGAGTTAAAGCTCAAACGGAAGAAAAACGCGCTGCCAGAAAATGACAGCGCGGCGTTAAATCAGGAATCCTGA
- a CDS encoding con-10 family general stress protein, which yields MANHRGGSGNFAEDRERASEAGRKGGQHSGGNFKNDPQRASEAGKKGGKNSHGSSK from the coding sequence ATGGCAAACCATCGTGGTGGTTCAGGTAATTTCGCAGAAGACCGTGAAAGAGCATCAGAAGCAGGCCGTAAAGGTGGCCAGCATAGCGGGGGCAACTTCAAGAATGACCCGCAACGCGCATCTGAAGCTGGCAAGAAAGGGGGCAAAAACAGCCACGGCAGCAGTAAGTAA
- the rutD gene encoding pyrimidine utilization protein D: MKLSVSPPPYECAPVVVFISGLGGSGSYWLPQLAALEPEYQVVCYDQRGTGNNPDTLPEGYSLAQMTDELAQALADAGIARYCVVGHALGALVGLQLALDRPDALTALVCVNGWLTLNAHTRRCFQIRERLLHYGGAQAWVEAQPLFLYPADWMAARAPRLEAEEALALAHFQGKSNLLHRLSALKKADFSRHAARIRCPVQIICSADDMLVPSVCSSELQAAIPHSRSAVMRQGGHACNVTEPDTFNTLLLNGLASLLHSPEPAL; this comes from the coding sequence ATGAAACTTTCCGTCTCGCCGCCGCCGTACGAGTGCGCGCCCGTGGTGGTCTTTATTTCCGGTCTTGGCGGCAGCGGCAGCTACTGGCTGCCCCAGCTGGCCGCGCTGGAGCCGGAGTATCAGGTGGTGTGCTATGACCAGCGGGGAACGGGCAATAACCCTGACACCCTGCCGGAAGGGTACAGCCTTGCGCAGATGACGGACGAGCTGGCCCAGGCGCTGGCGGATGCCGGGATTGCCCGCTACTGCGTCGTGGGTCACGCGCTGGGGGCGCTGGTCGGCCTGCAGCTGGCCCTCGACAGGCCAGACGCCCTCACCGCGCTGGTATGCGTCAACGGCTGGCTGACCCTCAACGCCCACACCCGCCGCTGCTTTCAGATCCGCGAGCGCCTGCTGCATTACGGCGGCGCGCAGGCGTGGGTCGAAGCGCAGCCGCTGTTTCTCTACCCGGCGGACTGGATGGCCGCCCGCGCACCTCGCCTGGAGGCAGAAGAGGCGCTGGCGCTGGCCCATTTCCAGGGCAAATCCAACCTGCTGCACAGGCTCAGCGCCCTGAAAAAGGCCGACTTCAGCCGCCATGCCGCGCGCATTCGCTGCCCGGTACAGATTATCTGTTCCGCCGACGACATGCTGGTGCCCTCCGTCTGCTCGTCGGAACTGCAGGCGGCGATCCCGCACAGCCGCAGCGCGGTGATGCGCCAGGGCGGGCATGCCTGCAACGTCACCGAGCCGGATACCTTTAACACCCTGCTGCTGAACGGGCTTGCCAGCCTGCTGCACAGCCCGGAACCCGCTTTATAA
- a CDS encoding lysozyme inhibitor LprI family protein codes for MKRYLIASAALLISASALADECDKATTQLELNTCSAQQYQAADKKLNQTYQAAVKRAAAPQRDLLKKAQQAWITLRDADCAFIGSGTEGGSVQPMIVNQCLAEKTVEREAFLASLMQCEEGDLSCPLPPGN; via the coding sequence ATGAAACGATATCTTATCGCCAGTGCAGCACTGCTAATAAGCGCCAGCGCGCTGGCCGACGAGTGCGACAAAGCGACCACCCAGCTTGAACTGAATACCTGTAGCGCGCAGCAGTACCAGGCTGCCGATAAAAAACTCAACCAGACCTATCAGGCCGCCGTTAAGCGTGCAGCGGCACCCCAGCGCGACCTGCTGAAAAAAGCGCAGCAGGCGTGGATTACCCTGCGCGATGCGGACTGCGCCTTTATCGGTTCGGGGACGGAAGGCGGGAGCGTCCAGCCAATGATTGTTAACCAGTGCCTGGCGGAAAAAACCGTCGAGCGCGAAGCGTTTCTGGCCTCGCTGATGCAGTGTGAAGAGGGCGACTTAAGCTGCCCTCTCCCGCCGGGGAACTAG
- the rutC gene encoding pyrimidine utilization protein C → MPKSVIIPPGTSTPIAPFVPGTLADGVVYVSGTLPFDKDNNVVFINDPKAQTRHVLETIKTVIETAGGTMEDVTFNSIFITDWKNYAAINEIYAEFFPGDKPARFCIQCGLVKPEALVEIATVAHIAK, encoded by the coding sequence ATGCCGAAATCCGTAATCATCCCGCCGGGTACCAGCACGCCGATTGCCCCGTTTGTTCCCGGCACCCTCGCCGACGGCGTGGTGTATGTCTCCGGCACGCTGCCGTTTGATAAAGACAACAACGTGGTGTTTATCAACGACCCAAAGGCGCAAACCCGCCACGTGCTCGAGACGATCAAAACCGTGATCGAAACGGCGGGTGGCACGATGGAGGATGTGACCTTCAACAGCATCTTTATCACCGACTGGAAAAACTACGCCGCGATTAACGAGATTTACGCCGAGTTCTTCCCCGGCGATAAACCGGCGCGATTCTGCATTCAGTGCGGGCTGGTGAAGCCAGAGGCGCTGGTTGAAATCGCCACCGTTGCGCACATCGCGAAGTGA
- the wrbA gene encoding NAD(P)H:quinone oxidoreductase, giving the protein MAKVLVLYYSMYGHIETMAHAVAEGANRVDGVEVVVKRVPETMQAEAFLKAGGKTQNAPVATPQELADYDAIIFGTPTRFGNMSGQMRTFLDQTGGLWASGALYGKLASVFSSTGTGGGQEQTITSTWTTLAHHGMVIVPIGYGAQELFDISQVRGGTPYGATTIAGGDGSRQPSNEELSIARYQGEYVAGLAKKLNG; this is encoded by the coding sequence ATGGCAAAAGTTCTGGTGCTCTATTATTCCATGTATGGACACATTGAAACCATGGCTCACGCGGTAGCAGAAGGTGCAAACAGGGTTGATGGCGTTGAGGTTGTGGTGAAACGCGTACCGGAAACCATGCAGGCGGAAGCCTTCCTGAAAGCCGGGGGGAAAACGCAAAACGCTCCGGTCGCCACCCCGCAGGAGCTGGCGGACTATGATGCCATTATCTTCGGCACCCCAACCCGCTTCGGCAATATGTCAGGCCAGATGCGCACCTTCCTCGATCAAACCGGCGGGCTTTGGGCATCCGGGGCGCTCTACGGCAAACTCGCCAGCGTATTCAGCTCAACCGGCACCGGCGGCGGTCAGGAGCAGACGATTACCTCAACCTGGACTACCCTTGCTCATCACGGGATGGTGATTGTGCCGATTGGCTACGGCGCCCAGGAGCTGTTTGACATTTCCCAGGTGCGTGGCGGTACGCCGTACGGCGCAACCACCATTGCCGGTGGGGATGGCTCACGTCAGCCAAGCAATGAAGAACTGTCTATCGCCCGCTATCAGGGTGAATACGTCGCGGGTCTGGCCAAAAAACTGAACGGCTAA
- a CDS encoding malonic semialdehyde reductase produces the protein MSEAITPAALETLFTGARTHNGWLDMPVSDETLREIYNLMKWGPTSANCSPARIVFVRSAEGKEKLRPALSSGNLEKTLTAPVTAIVAWDSEFYERLPELFPHGDAKSWFTASPAHAEETAFRNSSMQAAYLIFACRALGLDTGPMSGFDRQKVDEAFFTGTTLKSNLLINIGYGDTRKLYGRLPRLDFDDACGLA, from the coding sequence ATGAGCGAAGCCATTACCCCCGCCGCGCTGGAAACGCTGTTTACCGGCGCCCGCACCCACAACGGCTGGCTGGATATGCCCGTCAGCGACGAAACGCTGCGCGAAATCTACAACCTGATGAAATGGGGGCCCACGTCCGCCAACTGCTCCCCGGCGCGAATTGTGTTTGTGCGAAGCGCGGAGGGGAAAGAGAAGCTGCGCCCGGCGCTCTCCAGCGGCAACCTCGAGAAAACGCTCACCGCCCCGGTCACGGCGATTGTTGCCTGGGACAGTGAATTCTACGAGCGCCTGCCCGAGCTGTTCCCACACGGCGATGCAAAGAGCTGGTTTACCGCCAGCCCCGCGCATGCGGAAGAGACCGCCTTTCGCAACAGCTCAATGCAGGCCGCCTACCTGATTTTCGCCTGTCGCGCCCTGGGGCTGGACACCGGCCCGATGTCGGGATTTGACCGCCAGAAGGTCGACGAGGCCTTTTTCACCGGCACCACGCTTAAAAGCAATCTGCTGATCAACATTGGCTATGGCGATACCCGCAAACTTTACGGGCGCCTGCCGCGTCTGGACTTCGACGATGCCTGCGGGCTGGCGTAA
- the rutR gene encoding HTH-type transcriptional regulator RutR: MTQGAVKTPGKRSQAVSAKKQAILSAALETFSQFGIHGTRLEQVAEQSGVSKTNLLYYYPSKEALYIAVMQQILDIWLAPLKAFRAELAPLVAIKEYIRLKLEVSRDYPQASRLFCLEMLQGAPLLQAELTGDLKQLVDDKSAIIAGWVASGKLAPVDPHHLIFMIWASTQHYADFAAQVEAVTGKTLQDEAFFHSTLENVQRMIIEGIRLR, from the coding sequence ATGACACAAGGCGCAGTGAAAACACCAGGTAAACGTTCGCAGGCGGTGAGTGCCAAGAAGCAGGCGATCCTCAGCGCGGCGCTGGAGACTTTTTCGCAGTTTGGTATTCACGGCACGCGCCTGGAGCAGGTGGCGGAGCAGTCCGGGGTATCCAAAACCAATCTGCTCTACTACTACCCGTCGAAAGAGGCGCTCTATATCGCGGTGATGCAGCAGATCCTCGATATCTGGCTGGCGCCGCTGAAGGCCTTCCGCGCAGAGCTGGCCCCGCTGGTGGCGATCAAAGAGTACATTCGCCTGAAGCTGGAGGTGTCGCGCGATTACCCGCAGGCATCAAGGCTGTTTTGTCTTGAGATGCTGCAGGGCGCGCCGCTGTTGCAGGCGGAACTCACCGGAGATTTAAAGCAGCTGGTGGACGATAAGTCGGCCATTATTGCCGGATGGGTCGCCAGCGGAAAGCTGGCTCCGGTCGACCCGCATCATCTGATCTTTATGATTTGGGCCTCCACCCAGCATTACGCTGACTTTGCGGCCCAGGTTGAAGCGGTGACCGGTAAAACGCTGCAGGACGAGGCGTTTTTCCACAGCACGCTGGAAAACGTGCAGCGGATGATTATCGAAGGGATCCGCCTGCGCTAG